TGTTGTGAGAAAAGCCCCACGATCACGTTCAATGCTTGGCTTACTTTCTGCTTTGTCAGTCTCCATGTAAATAATTAGggatttgaattgattttctaGCGACATCGGGACAAGAGTTTTGATTTAGGTTTCTTGAATCCTCTCTACAAATTTTTGATTCCATCATTTTGGTTAGGGTTTTAATTTGGGTTTATCTGtgcttgtaatttttaaattaaaaaattaaataattaggttatctcaatttcattttttaatttaaccctaactattttaatttacacgtcacaattttttatttttttaaaacacataacaatgccacatcatcaagtTAATGCCGTTACAAAAAAGGACCTATTTGCtcagtttttgcaaaagctgggacttaagtgaactttttaaaaaaaagggaggaccactttgaacaaaccctcccaaaagagggaccaaaataggtattaaacctataatatattatcaattatacTTATTCAATTTTGTGGACGAAGgtctaaaaaattaattttttaatcatttcatattttatttatttatttattttgttattctaaaaagcaaatattttatttatttattttagtttttatatatatttttatttttatttattttgatttacttGTATCgtttcattttaatagtataaaatattaaaataaaactatacatATATTAGGAGGAACTTGAGACTTTGAGaagtaaattttactttttaagaacATAACTTATTTATGTCTCTCAACTTTATGTTGAAATAACTAGAAAGATGTTCTCTTCTTAAGTTCACAACAgttaaggtgatcattgcaaagagaaaagaaatacatgacagataaaaagaaaaataagggtaagctaatgATACAAAAACACTTCATATAATACATTAACATTGCATGCACGAAACATAAATCACATATTATAATCCAAACATCCTAAAGATGCCAAGACGTGGACTGGACATTCTGAATTTAGTATGAATATTGAACTATGATAGTTCATACACTTGTAGTGGTGAAACAACTGGTCTACCCCAAGCTACCACATAAGGTTAATCTGTTATCACTCATTTTAGGCCAAGGTAAAGTCCCTATACTATGACCTCATGCTACTCTCATTACATGCCTCATCTTTCTgtacttgagaatgaatgaccattagagtgttatGACGAACCCAAAGACCGAGTTTCCtatattcataattataatacttgaaaccaccaacaagtTCCTCCTTGAAACTCATTTCCATAACTTTCCATTCAAtacaaatacacacacacatacacaactTTATGTATCATAACAAAATCCACATTAAACCATTTCACATATATCAAAAGATTCAAAACAATGCATAAGAAAACACAGGTCAAACAAAAAACTAGCTAAGGGGCGCTCAGTGCCTGAAAAGGGGTGCCCAAGTACCAAACTCACTAGAATGGGACGCCTGGGGCACTCAGGGGTGTTCAGGTAAAAACTTCTTGAAAAAAGAACGCTCAAGCCTAAAGCTTGTGCAAAAAAGGGCTTAGGGGGCGCTCAAGCCCCATGATAGCAAACAACACACTTCGAAAATGGCTTTTGATGCACTTGAGCTTTGTTCTAATGATCAAGTGGATTCCTTACACCCTATAATTGATGGAAAATAACATTTAGACTTAAAGTAAGATACTCTTTTGATTATTAGACTCAAAACTAGGTGCACCCATCCATTTGACACCTCCAAAAGTACCCAAACTCATTTACACCTTATACACCTAGTTTCTACAGCCTAACAACTTGAACAAGTCCTAATAGACCCAATCATAGATTACAAATATCATCACCTTTAGCCCAGACCTTCTAATTTGAAATCTCACTAGTTAAAACTCCtaaaattgaacataaaacCATACAAAACTCCACATTTTCAACTGCTAATTCATTTTACCTTATATTTCCTTTAACTAAGAGCCTAGACAAGTTTAAAATGACCATTAAACAGCTACAAAAACACAATTTCTCTCATTAGATCATTACTTCAAAGTTTCACTTATCAAAACCccattttataattaaaccaCCATGACTCGAATCATCTTCTTATTTCTGTCCACCACCCTAGTTGTATACCATAAACATTCACACAAACATCCATTCACAATATTATATTCAGTCCAAACATAATTCATACCATACATTCAAGTATAATACcacaaattaatatatcatcataatttaaatcttaataaaaaCATTCGCATCAACCTGTTTATTGTGCATCACGTTTGTAGCTCTTGATGCCATTTCTAACCACTTAACGTAAACAGCTTAATtgttatgaatttataaaatttaagattcaATTGAGATCGTTTTAAATAAGAACACCGACTagatattcttatttttttttttgcaatttgaatacatttataacttttaaattggTTAACGTTATCTCCTTTATTAAATGTGAGTATTGTGTAAAAAAATACCACATAATCTTTCATTGCGAAGGttaaattctaatatttatataaatatttaaaaaaaaattcattagtggaccatttttgaaattttttaatcaagTTTCAAACGaaaatttttccattttatttaattatttatctgaCTTTTAAAAATCTCTTCAATATACCAAACATATTCATGATATTTGTAACATTTTATGTTGTagttcttttactttcttttctcttccttcatTTGGAGGAAATTTGACTAATTCAATGCTGTGTTtctatgtgtttttttttttttttttttttttttttttttttttttttttttttttttttttttatcttaaatcgGTGATTTGTCGGACGTTCTTATCACAGAATCTTGAAACGACTATCcatttcatcaaaatcaaacaatcgGATATACTGTCAAAATCAGGaatgatataagataaaaagatagaaaaaaattctATGAATTGCTGCAATAATGTAGTgtaagaaatatgaaaaatcttTGATGGACTCCCCATGCTGATAGACACTCtcaaagaggaagaagaaaagaaatacagAGATAATAGCTGGTGATATAGAAACATGGGGTGTTTCGTTACATGGAGTATCGAAAATCTAGAACTCAAAATATCCATGAAAGAATCAAAAGTCTTtcaatcttaaaagaaaaaaagaatacaaacaAACGAGATGAAGCAAGGCAAAAACTCTCTCAGAATGGAAATCAAAGTTTCATTCTGAATTTGCAGTTGCTAGCCTTGATGCTTATGAGATTATTAGATGATAAGCTATCCACCACCAACAGGCATTCTCCCAAGACTCTGATCTTCATCAGCTTCAACCTCCCAAGTTTGATGGCGATTGGTGCATGCACCTTCAGATCCAATGGAATGCGTCCTGTCTGCTGTTGCTGTTGCAGTGCCTCCATTAAGGTGCTTCCAGACTGCACTTGACCACTCAAGGACACGTCGAGCACTGTTTTGTTCTGGTGACCTTGGTAGAACTGCGGCAGTGACCCTTCACAAAGCCTTGTGTTTGTGTACCACACACTTAACTTTCCACCCTTTTCATAGTAGATGCCAATCTTCTTGTTTGGATTGTTTGCTGTGATCTTCACATCAAACTTTGCAT
This genomic interval from Vigna radiata var. radiata cultivar VC1973A chromosome 8, Vradiata_ver6, whole genome shotgun sequence contains the following:
- the LOC106771476 gene encoding NDR1/HIN1-like protein 6; amino-acid sequence: MADHQRLRIYPMEGEAPPPPTTPLVPPGSLRSEKGVPLHHPPLLRSVPAVYSKPGKRSCCCKCMCWTISLFVLLLIILAAIVGILYLVFKPKLPDYSVDTLRISDLRLNFDMSLYAKFDVKITANNPNKKIGIYYEKGGKLSVWYTNTRLCEGSLPQFYQGHQNKTVLDVSLSGQVQSGSTLMEALQQQQQTGRIPLDLKVHAPIAIKLGRLKLMKIRVLGECLLVVDSLSSNNLISIKASNCKFRMKL